Proteins from a genomic interval of Salmo salar chromosome ssa14, Ssal_v3.1, whole genome shotgun sequence:
- the mul3 gene encoding mitochondrial E3 ubiquitin protein ligase 3: MSDLPIFNPLVLIGVGSSFAFSGLFYHLYKEKKDEMVKLKEIPKFIPDQHLVRILKASPHRKLQYVAVEGLVQADGETLASQFVPRCFGVIQKIAVEEHWKVWNNITRTWYSRTTNRKETNNAVPFSLVEPGAYISDITVKVHSPLEASGWFLERVHCSVKHAQEGLVDVLLEGLSGERPMAQKETEELLRVGTTMTGFGEVVLEGGTGTTMRLQAPQDGRRYILVPTDYKGFIERHEGTANLWKRLTALFGITGASLLAGAVYSTIGKKDRRD, translated from the exons ATGAGTGACCTTCCCATCTTCAACCCATTGGTCCTGATCGGTGTGGGCTCCAGCTTTGCCTTCTCTGGCTTGTTTTACCACTTATACAAAGAGAAGAAAGATGAAATGGTCAAgctgaag GAAATACCCAAATTCATCCCGGATCAACACTTGGTAAGGATCCTCAAGGCATCGCCTCACAGAAAACTGCAGTACGTCGCAGTAGAAG GTTTGGTCCAGGCGGACGGTGAGACTCTGGCCAGTCAGTTTGTCCCAAGATGCTTTGGTGTGATCCAGAAAATAGCTGTAGAGGAACACTGGAAAGTGTGGAACAACATCACTAGAACATG GTACTCCAGAACGACCAACAGGAAGGAGACTAACAACGCTGTTCCCTTCAGTCTGGTTGAACCAGGCGCCTACATCTCCGACATCACCGTCAAGGTCCATTCCCCTTTGGAGGCTTCCGGCTGGTTCCTGGAGAGAGTTCACTGCAGTGTCAAACACGCCCAGGAGGGCCTGGTGGACGTGTTGTTGGAGGGCCTCAGCGGCGAGCGGCCCATGGCGCAGAAGGAGACGGAGGAGCTGCTCCGTGTTGGAACCACTATGACGGGTTTCGGGGAGGTGGtgctggagggagggacagggacgACCATGAGGCTGCAGGCGCCACAAGATGGCCGCCGCTACATCCTGGTCCCCACGGACTACAAGGGGTTTATAGAGAGACATGAGGGTACGGCCAATCTGTGGAAGAGGCTGACGGCGCTGTTTGGGATTACGGGAGCATCGCTGCTGGCCGGGGCGGTTTATAGTACGATAGGGAAAAAGGACAGAAGAGATTAG